In one Carassius carassius chromosome 48, fCarCar2.1, whole genome shotgun sequence genomic region, the following are encoded:
- the LOC132131348 gene encoding CD48 antigen-like, which produces MVYVVILFCVCLCKPVDGLNSVSVMEGDSVTLDSGLTEMKDDLIQWRFGYNKTLIAEISVLEDSMTVYDNVPVGRFRDRLKLDDQTGSLTITDITTEHTGDYHLKINSESKNFSLTVYVSARLPVPVISRDCSSSSSSSEQNCSLVCSVVNVGHVTLSWYKGNSLLSSISVSDLSISLSLPLEVEYQDKNSYSCVLNNPISNQTQHLDITQLCHTCSGSVSLIVLISVAAVAGSLLIVAAFGICHVCRKCRKTDQKGK; this is translated from the exons ATGGTTTATGTTGTCATTTTGTTCTGCGTGTGTTTGTGCAAACCGGTTG ACGGACTGAActcagtgtcagtgatggagggagattcagtcactctagaCTCTGGTCTTACTGAAATGAAGGACGATCTGATTCAGTGGAGGTTTGGATATAACAAGACTTTAATAGCTGAAATCAGTGTACTTGAAGACAGCATGACTGTATATGATAATGTTCCTGtcgggagattcagagacagactgaagctggacgatcaaactggatctctgaccatcacagacATCACAACTGAACACACTGGAGATTATCATCTAAAGATCAACAGTGAGAGCAAGAATTTCAGTCTCACTGTTTATG TCTCAGCTCGTCTGCCTGTTCCGGTTATCAGCAGAGACTGTTCATCATCCTCCTCGTCCTcagagcagaattgttcattggtgtgttcagtggtgaatgtgggtcatgtgactctctcctggtacaaaggaaacagtttattgtccagcatcagtgtgtctgatctcagcatcagtctctctctacctctggaggtggaatatcaggataaaaacagctacagctgtgtgctcaacaatcccatcagcaaccagactcaacatctggacatcactcagctctgtcacacatgttcag GCTCTGTATCTCTGATAGTGCTGATCTCTGTTGCTGCTGTTGCTGGATCTCTGTTGATCGTGGCTGCATTCGGGATATGTCACGTGTGCAGGAAGTGTAGAAAAACTGATCAAAAAGGCAAGTAA